The Pseudoalteromonas tunicata genome segment TTACGCAATTGCAATTGCGCATCCTTACCCTGAAACATTGGCCTTTCTTGAACAAGCATTACCAAAATTAGCTGAGCAAGGGATCAAGTTAGTTCCACTGTCAGATTTAGTTACTAAAAAATATGTACGTTTAGCTGCTTTAACTCAAGCGAATCCGCAACAGCAAACCCAAGAATAAGCCTTATAAAATAAAAAACCGCTTCAATTGAAGCGGTTTTTTTATTTTATTCAATTTATAATTTAAGCCGTTAACAGGTGCTGCAATTTCTTCATTGCTGTTTTCTCAAGCTGCCTAACACGTTCAGCTGAAACATCATATTTTACCGCTAAATCTTGTAGTGTAGCCTTGTCATCACTTAACCAACGGGTCTGAACGATATCTTGAGAGCGTTCATCTAAACTTTTTAATGCGTGGAATAAACGATTGTGAGTTTGCTCTTCCCACTGCTCTTCTTCAATTTTATCGGCTAAATCAACACTATTATCTGTTAAATATTGCACAGGGGAATATTGCGTTGCAGAAGTTGAATCATCATCATCGGTTGTTAAGTCAAACACCATGTCTTGACTGCTCATTCGTGCTTCCATCTCACGTACATCTTTTTCTGTCACGCCTAATTCATTGGCAACTGTTGAAACTTCTTCAGGATTAAACCAACCTAAACGCTTTTTATTCTTACGCAAATTAAAAAATAACTTACGCTGAGCTTTCGTAGTAGCAACTTTTACAATACGCCAATTTTTTAGCACATATTCATGAATTTCAGCTTTAATCCAATGTACTGCAAATGATACCAAACGAACGCCTACAGTAGGGTCGAAGCGTTTTACAGCTTTCATTAAGCCGATATTCCCTTCTTGAATTAAATCAGCTTGTGGCAGTCCGTAGCCCGAATAACCTTTAGCTATGTGAGCAACAAAACGTAAATGCGACATGATAAGCTGTCTTGCAGCATCTAAGTCACCATCTTGCTGTAGTTTTACTGCTAATGCTTGTTCATCTTCAGCACTTAGCATTGCAATACCGCTAACAGCTTGAAGATATCCTTCCATGCTGCCACTTTGCTGTGGAACTGTTAACATCATTGCTTGTAAATCTTTGCTCATATTTCACCTCTTGGGTCCATCTTTTAAACAATATTAGCACTCTTTTATCGAGAGTGCTAACTTCATTTCGTTTCTTATGACCTTAAATATTTACTTAAGTTCAAAATATCTTGGTCGGATAATTCAAAGAAAAAGAAACAAAATAGAATGGATATAAATACGTAATATGTCTAATTTAAACTCTGCTTGTGCACACTCAAATATGTGCTTGCTACTTAACTTAACAAAATATGCGAACAGTGCAAGTAAGAAGATGTAAAAATATTTATCTATTTTTACATCCATCAGATTTTAAAGAGTTTTAAAGAGTTTTAAATTATATTTTGTCCGGCTCGATTGCATCAATATAACGTTTCACTGATAAAAATGACCCACTTAAGCCAAGTGCGATACCCAATAAAACTAACAAACAAAACTCATTAAAAGACAACCCTTGCAATATAAACTCGGTTTGATAAACACCCGCAACATGACTTACAGCTGACGCTAACCACCACATCATCACAACAATGGCGATAAATGAGAACAGCCCACCAATTAGACCATACCAAATACCGGTCCACAAAAATGGTGCTTGAATGAAATTATTGGTTGCACCAACCAGCTTCATCACCTGAATTTCTTCTTTTTTATCCATAATTGATAAGCGAATTGTATTGCCGATAATTAAAATGACGGAAGTCAGCAATAACAATGCGATTGTGATCACACTTTCGCGTAATAAAGAAAGCAAAGCATTTAGACGCTCTAGCCATTCAATATCTAATTTTCCAAAATCAACTTCCCTTTCTTGCTCAAGTTTAAGCAAAAGCTCCCTTGCGGCTTGAGCTGAGGTAAAGCGCTTAGTTGGAGTCACTAATACAACACTAGGTAGAGGATTTTCATCTAAATAATTAAGCGCCTGACCAAAGCCTGAAGCAACCTTAAATTCAGCCAATGCATCATCTTTAGAAATATAATCTACTTGGGCAATCTCTGGATAAAGCCTTAAGCGATTAACTAATGAGCCCGCCTCTTGCTCTGTCGTATCTTTTTTCACAAAGAGCGAGATTTCAGCTGCGTTCTCAAAACCACTGCTTACTAGCTGTACATTTTTAACCACTAAATAAAGAGTTGCTGGTAATGTTAAACTCAAACCAAGCACTGCAATGGTCATTAAAGAAGCTGCAGGTGTTCGCCACATTTCACCTAGGCTATGCACACCTTGGCGTAGGACGTTTTGGATTACAAAATACATATTGAGCAGCCAAGATTTTTGATAAGCCTCAGCCTGACTATTGCGCCCTTTAAATAAAATACTCACGGCTGGCTCCCTGTTAACGGATCATCAATTAAACGACCGCGTTTTAGAGTAAGACTGCGATATTTCATCCGAGCAATCAAACCAAGGTCATGGGTTGCAATAAGTACAGTCGTGCCCTGCTGATTAAAATCTTCAAACAAATTTAAAATTTCAACCGATAACTCAGGATCTAAATTTCCAGTTGGTTCGTCGGCGAGTAAAATTGGGGGAGAGTTCACAATAGCTCGTGCAATACCGACTCGCTGTTGCTCACCGCCAGATAGAGTATCTGGAAAACATTTAACCTTGCTAAGCAAACCAACTTTATCAAGTGCAGCATGCACACGTTTTTCAATATCTTTACGATGCATACCTTCGATTACCAAAGGAAAAGCCACATTGTCAAAAATATTATAACGATTCAATAGCCTATGGTTTTGAAAAATCATACCAATATCACGGCGAATATACGGCACCTGTTTAGTATCAAGTTTATTTAACTTAACGCTATTGATAAACACATCACCAGCTGATGGGCGTTCCATTACGCTTATCAACTTAAGGAGTGTACTTTTACCTGCGCCACTATGACCGGTTAAAAAGGCCAGTTCACCCGCTTTAAGGTGAAAATTAATTTTCTCCAGTGCGAGATGACCACCGGGATATGTTTTACTTACTTGCTGAAATTTTATCATTATTAGTATCTTACAGCTAAGAGGGCGCAAAGCGCCCTAAATTTAAATCTTTACTTATCATCCTGACTAAACAAAGCATTGATAAATTCATCACTTTTGAAGGCTCTTAAATCATCAATTCCTTCACCAACCCCGATATAACGAATTGGAATATTAAACTTATCGGCAACCGCAAAAATAACTCCCCCTTTGGCTGTGCCATCAAGTTTAGTTAAACTAATGCCGGTTAATCCAACCGCTTTATTAAATAAATCAACTTGGCTAATCGCGTTTTGACCAGTACCTGCATCAATAGTCAGCATCACTTCATGTGGAGCGTCAGGATCAAGCTTTTTCATGACACGAGCAATTTTTTCTAACTCTTGCATGAGGTTGTCTTTATTTTGTAAGCGACCTGCGGTATCGGCAATCAGTATATCCACCTTTCTCGCTTTGGCTGCTTGAAAAGCATCAAAAATGACTGATGCGCTGTCCGCACCGGTATGCTGAGCAATCACCGGTATATCATTCCGTTGCCCCCAAACTTGTAATTGCTCAACAGCTGCTGCTCTAAAGGTATCACCCGCTGCAAGCATTACAGATTTACCTTCTGCTTGAAATTGCTTAGCCAGTTTTCCGATAGTGGTAGTTTTACCTACACCATTAACACCGACCATTAAAATAACAAATGGCCCGGTTGCTTTTTCAGTATCAAGCGCTTGCTCCGCTGACTTTAACATTTGCGCCATTTCTTGTTTTAAAAGGTCGTATAACGCATCACCATCTTTTAATTGCTTACGATCAGCCGCTTCGGTTAAACGAGCAATTAATTTAAGCGTAGTATCAACGCCTAAATCAGCAGTTAATAATTGCGTTTCTAACTCTTCAAATAATTCGTCATCTATTTTCTTACCTGAGAAAATATTTATAAAACCAGAACCGATTGATTGTTTTGTTTTGATTAGGCTCTTTTTCAAGCGTGAAAAAAAGCTATCTTTTTTAGGGCTTTCTTCTGCAGGCAAGGCTTGAATCTTTGCTTCTTGTGCTAAGCGCGCTTCTTCTGCTAAACGAGCCTCTTCTGCTAAACGCGCTTCTTCTGCTAAGCGTGCTTCTTCTGCTAAGCGTGCTTCTTCTGCTAAACGTGCTTCTTCTGCTAAGCGTGCTTCTTCTGCTAAACGAGTTTCTTCTGCTAAACGTGTTTCTTCTGCTAAGCGAGCTTCACCAGCTAAGCGCGCTTCTTCTGCTAAGCGTGCTTCTTCTGCTAAGCGAGCTTCTTCTGCTAAACGTGCTTCTTCTGCTAAGCGTGCATCTTCTGCTAAACGTGCATCTTCTGCTAAACGTGTTTCTTCTGCTAAGCGAACTTCACCAGCTAAGCGTGCTTCTTCTGCTAAGCGAGCTTCTTCTGCTAAGCGTACTTCTTCTGCTACACGTGCTTCTTCTGCTAAACGTGCTTCTTCTGCTAAACGTGCTTCTTCTGCTAAGCGTGCTTCTTCTGCTAAGCGTGCTTCTTCTGCTAAGCGTGCTTCTTCTGCTAAGCGTGCTTCTTCTGCTAAGCGTGCTTCTTCTGCTAAGCGTGCTTCTTCTGCTAAGCGTGCTTCTTCTGCTAAGCGTGCTTCTTCTGCTAAGCGTGCTTCTTCTGCTAAGCGTGCTTCTTCTGCTAAGCGTGCTTCTTCTGCTAAGCGTGCTTCTTCTGCTAAGCGTGCTTCTTCTGCTAAGCGTGCTTCTTCTGCTAAACGAGTTTCTTCTGCTAAACGTGTTTCTTCTGCTAAGCGAGCTTCACCAGCTAAGCGTGCTTCTTCTGCTAAGCGTGCTTCTTCTGCTAAACGAGTTTCTTCTGCTAAACGTGTTTCTTCTGCTAAGCGAGCTTCACCAGCTAAGCGTGCTTCTTCTGCTAAGCGTGCTTCTTCTGCTAAACGAGTTTCTTCTGCTAAACGTGTTTCTTCTGCTAAGCGAGCTTCACCAGCTAAGCGTGCTTCTTCTGCTAAGCGTGCTTCTTCTGCTAAACGAGTTTCTTCTGCTAAACGTGTTTCTTCTGCTAAGCGAGCTTCACCAGCTAAGCGTGCTTCTTCTGCTAAGCGTGCTTCTTCTGCTAAACGAGTTTCTTCTGCTAAACGTGTTTCTTCTGCTAAGCGAGCTTCACCAGCTAAGCGTGCTTCTTCTGCTAAGCGTGCTTCTTCTGCTAAACGAGTTTCTTCTGCTAAACGTGTTTCTTCTGCTAAGCGAGCTTCACCAGCTAAGCGTGCTTCTTCTGCTAAGCGTGCTTCTTCTGCTAAACGAGTTTCTTCTGCTAAACGTGTTTCTTCTGCTAAGCGAGCTTCACCTGCTAAACGTGCTTCTTCTGCTAAACGTGCTTCTTCTGCTAAACGTGCTTCTTCTGCTAAACGTGCATCTTCTGCTAAACGTGTTTCTTCTGCTAAGCGAGCTTCACCAGCTAAGCGTGCTTCATCTGCTAAGCGAGCTTCACCAGCTAAGCGTGCTTCTTCTGCTAAGCGAGCTTCACCAGCTAAGCGTGTTTCTTCTGCTAAACGTGCTTCTTCTGCTAAACGTGCTTCTTCTGCTAAGCGAGCTTCCTCTGCTAAGCGAGCTTCCTCCGC includes the following:
- the rpoH gene encoding RNA polymerase sigma factor RpoH, which translates into the protein MSKDLQAMMLTVPQQSGSMEGYLQAVSGIAMLSAEDEQALAVKLQQDGDLDAARQLIMSHLRFVAHIAKGYSGYGLPQADLIQEGNIGLMKAVKRFDPTVGVRLVSFAVHWIKAEIHEYVLKNWRIVKVATTKAQRKLFFNLRKNKKRLGWFNPEEVSTVANELGVTEKDVREMEARMSSQDMVFDLTTDDDDSTSATQYSPVQYLTDNSVDLADKIEEEQWEEQTHNRLFHALKSLDERSQDIVQTRWLSDDKATLQDLAVKYDVSAERVRQLEKTAMKKLQHLLTA
- the ftsY gene encoding signal recognition particle-docking protein FtsY; translation: MAKKNRFLSWLGFGEKDTTNEVQEQARLAEEARLAEEARLAEEARLAEEARLAEEARLAEEARLAEETRLAGEARLAEEARLAGEARLADEARLAGEARLAEETRLAEDARLAEEARLAEEARLAEEARLAGEARLAEETRLAEETRLAEEARLAEEARLAGEARLAEETRLAEETRLAEEARLAEEARLAGEARLAEETRLAEETRLAEEARLAEEARLAGEARLAEETRLAEETRLAEEARLAEEARLAGEARLAEETRLAEETRLAEEARLAEEARLAGEARLAEETRLAEETRLAEEARLAEEARLAGEARLAEETRLAEETRLAEEARLAEEARLAEEARLAEEARLAEEARLAEEARLAEEARLAEEARLAEEARLAEEARLAEEARLAEEARLAEEARLAEEARLAEEARLAEEARLAEEARVAEEVRLAEEARLAEEARLAGEVRLAEETRLAEDARLAEDARLAEEARLAEEARLAEEARLAEEARLAGEARLAEETRLAEETRLAEEARLAEEARLAEEARLAEEARLAEEARLAEEARLAEEARLAQEAKIQALPAEESPKKDSFFSRLKKSLIKTKQSIGSGFINIFSGKKIDDELFEELETQLLTADLGVDTTLKLIARLTEAADRKQLKDGDALYDLLKQEMAQMLKSAEQALDTEKATGPFVILMVGVNGVGKTTTIGKLAKQFQAEGKSVMLAAGDTFRAAAVEQLQVWGQRNDIPVIAQHTGADSASVIFDAFQAAKARKVDILIADTAGRLQNKDNLMQELEKIARVMKKLDPDAPHEVMLTIDAGTGQNAISQVDLFNKAVGLTGISLTKLDGTAKGGVIFAVADKFNIPIRYIGVGEGIDDLRAFKSDEFINALFSQDDK
- the ftsX gene encoding permease-like cell division protein FtsX, whose protein sequence is MSILFKGRNSQAEAYQKSWLLNMYFVIQNVLRQGVHSLGEMWRTPAASLMTIAVLGLSLTLPATLYLVVKNVQLVSSGFENAAEISLFVKKDTTEQEAGSLVNRLRLYPEIAQVDYISKDDALAEFKVASGFGQALNYLDENPLPSVVLVTPTKRFTSAQAARELLLKLEQEREVDFGKLDIEWLERLNALLSLLRESVITIALLLLTSVILIIGNTIRLSIMDKKEEIQVMKLVGATNNFIQAPFLWTGIWYGLIGGLFSFIAIVVMMWWLASAVSHVAGVYQTEFILQGLSFNEFCLLVLLGIALGLSGSFLSVKRYIDAIEPDKI
- the ftsE gene encoding cell division ATP-binding protein FtsE, whose product is MIKFQQVSKTYPGGHLALEKINFHLKAGELAFLTGHSGAGKSTLLKLISVMERPSAGDVFINSVKLNKLDTKQVPYIRRDIGMIFQNHRLLNRYNIFDNVAFPLVIEGMHRKDIEKRVHAALDKVGLLSKVKCFPDTLSGGEQQRVGIARAIVNSPPILLADEPTGNLDPELSVEILNLFEDFNQQGTTVLIATHDLGLIARMKYRSLTLKRGRLIDDPLTGSQP